The following are encoded together in the Pirellulales bacterium genome:
- the coaD gene encoding pantetheine-phosphate adenylyltransferase, producing the protein MSDTHPRIAVYTGSFDPITLGHLNVIERGSRLVDKLIVGIGINTGKQPLFTPDERAELIRRTTDRLGNVEVRQFSGLAVNFVRSVRARVMLRGIRPLSDIDAEVTMMMANRQLDPGIETVFLVADEEFVHVSSSLVKEIAPLAGDEELARFVPREIIEDLRRKMGLLDAPKA; encoded by the coding sequence ATGTCTGATACGCATCCGCGCATCGCCGTCTATACCGGCTCGTTCGATCCCATCACGCTCGGGCACCTCAACGTCATCGAGCGTGGCAGTCGCCTCGTCGACAAGTTGATCGTCGGCATCGGTATCAACACCGGCAAGCAGCCACTGTTCACGCCCGACGAGCGTGCCGAGCTGATTCGCCGCACTACCGACCGGCTGGGGAACGTCGAAGTCCGGCAGTTCTCGGGACTGGCGGTCAACTTCGTGCGATCGGTCCGGGCCCGGGTCATGCTCCGCGGCATCCGCCCCCTCTCTGATATCGACGCCGAGGTGACGATGATGATGGCGAACCGGCAACTCGACCCGGGCATCGAGACCGTGTTCCTCGTGGCGGACGAAGAGTTCGTCCACGTCTCCAGCTCGCTCGTCAAGGAGATCGCCCCCTTGGCCGGCGACGAAGAACTGGCAAGGTTCGTACCGCGCGAGATCATCGAGGATCTGCGCCGCAAGATGGGGCTGCTCGACGCACCGAAGGCGTAA
- a CDS encoding TIM barrel protein, protein MARDRAKYRFSFGPWNISTGADPFGPPVRNEVPFAKKIREYRKLGFTHVQLHDDDVVPADWDATQTAKGVAKVKALFDSEGLTGEFIAPRLWEDPRTIDGAYTANSPAARRYARDRTRRSIDIARMMGIDLMVLWPAREGTYIREAKDASVSIGRLVEAIDDMLTYDPTIRIVGEMKPNEPMDQAYCPSVGHFMGLAYRTSDPSRVGVLIESAHSILAGLDPADDMAYALWHGKLWGVHLNDQNGLKYDQDKMFGSVDLRRAFNQVWVLDRAAYHDIGVVGLDIKAMRTTKQADQTKHLANSLWMFNRLVALARSVDDKQVEGFRQARDYEGLERYMLEHLLKG, encoded by the coding sequence ATGGCTCGCGACCGCGCGAAGTATCGTTTTAGCTTTGGCCCCTGGAACATCTCGACCGGCGCCGATCCTTTTGGTCCGCCGGTCCGCAACGAGGTTCCCTTCGCCAAGAAGATTCGCGAGTACCGCAAGCTGGGCTTCACCCACGTCCAACTGCACGACGACGACGTCGTGCCGGCCGACTGGGACGCCACGCAAACGGCCAAGGGGGTGGCCAAGGTCAAGGCCCTCTTCGACAGCGAAGGGCTGACGGGCGAGTTCATCGCGCCGCGTTTGTGGGAAGATCCCCGCACGATCGACGGCGCCTACACGGCCAACAGCCCGGCCGCCCGCCGTTATGCCCGCGACCGAACGCGCCGCTCGATCGACATTGCCCGCATGATGGGCATCGACCTGATGGTGCTGTGGCCGGCGCGCGAGGGGACGTACATTCGCGAGGCCAAGGACGCGAGCGTCTCGATCGGCCGGCTGGTCGAGGCGATCGACGACATGCTGACCTACGATCCGACGATTCGCATCGTGGGCGAGATGAAGCCGAACGAGCCGATGGACCAGGCCTATTGCCCTTCGGTGGGGCACTTCATGGGGCTGGCCTACCGTACGAGCGATCCGTCGCGCGTGGGGGTGCTGATCGAAAGCGCGCACAGCATCCTGGCGGGACTCGACCCGGCCGACGACATGGCCTACGCCCTCTGGCACGGCAAGCTGTGGGGAGTCCACCTCAACGATCAGAACGGCTTGAAGTACGATCAAGACAAGATGTTCGGCTCGGTCGATCTGCGCCGCGCGTTCAATCAGGTCTGGGTACTGGACCGGGCCGCGTATCACGACATCGGCGTCGTGGGGCTCGACATCAAGGCCATGCGCACCACGAAGCAGGCCGATCAGACGAAGCATCTGGCCAACAGCCTGTGGATGTTCAACCGGCTGGTGGCCCTGGCCCGCTCGGTCGACGACAAGCAGGTCGAAGGCTTCCGGCAGGCGCGCGATTACGAGGGGCTCGAACGTTACATGCTCGAACATCTGCTCAAAGGTTGA
- the rpsT gene encoding 30S ribosomal protein S20, with protein sequence MPNIKSAKKRLRQNVVRRARNRAAKSSLRAQIKKLSAAIAAKDVATAETLFVATQKKLDQTAAKKIIHKNAAARVKSRLSAKIKALKGKAA encoded by the coding sequence ATGCCCAATATCAAGAGTGCCAAGAAGCGTCTTCGTCAGAACGTCGTGCGCCGCGCGCGTAATCGTGCCGCCAAGTCGTCGCTGAGGGCACAGATCAAGAAGCTGTCGGCCGCGATCGCCGCCAAGGACGTGGCCACCGCCGAGACCCTCTTCGTGGCCACCCAGAAGAAGCTCGACCAGACGGCCGCCAAGAAGATCATTCACAAGAATGCCGCGGCGCGGGTCAAGTCGCGCCTGAGCGCCAAGATCAAAGCCCTCAAGGGCAAGGCTGCCTGA
- a CDS encoding redoxin domain-containing protein, whose protein sequence is MLTIGDPAIWFVARSTVNPKFHFDTVAGRYVVLTFFGSTRLPASAQMLADVEAAQEDFDGERAVFLGVSCDPGDEARVGAALISPGIIFFADFDAQIARAYGIVDAAGNMQPTTFVLDEGLRVVAVVPLLGDGRGHVAQVLERVASFPELVDSSRSAPVLILDRVFEPELCRTLIEVYEQQGGTDSGFMRDIGGKTTGVYDYSFKRRSDCEIVDQGLVRTIHQRLSARVVPEIRKAFNFAVTRIERHIVACYDSEWGGHFRPHRDNTSIGTAHRRFAVSINLNSEEFTGGDLRFPEFGLRTYRPTTGGAVVFGCSLLHEATAVKTGKRFAFLPFLYDEAAAQIRDQNRQNIAAESIDLNRPS, encoded by the coding sequence ATGCTCACCATCGGCGATCCTGCCATCTGGTTTGTCGCGCGTAGCACCGTCAATCCGAAGTTCCATTTCGATACGGTGGCAGGCCGTTACGTCGTCCTGACGTTTTTCGGCAGCACGCGTCTTCCCGCCTCGGCCCAGATGCTGGCCGACGTCGAAGCGGCACAAGAGGACTTCGACGGTGAGCGAGCCGTTTTCCTGGGGGTCAGTTGCGACCCGGGTGACGAAGCGCGCGTCGGCGCCGCGCTCATCTCGCCGGGCATCATTTTCTTTGCCGATTTCGACGCGCAGATCGCCCGCGCCTATGGGATCGTCGACGCCGCCGGAAACATGCAGCCGACGACGTTCGTGCTGGACGAGGGGCTCCGCGTCGTGGCGGTAGTGCCGCTGCTGGGCGATGGCCGGGGGCACGTCGCGCAGGTGCTAGAGCGCGTGGCGTCGTTCCCCGAGCTGGTCGACTCCTCGCGGTCGGCGCCGGTGCTGATCTTGGACCGTGTCTTCGAACCGGAACTGTGCCGCACGCTGATCGAGGTGTACGAACAGCAGGGGGGCACCGACTCCGGCTTCATGCGCGACATCGGCGGCAAAACGACCGGTGTGTACGACTACAGTTTCAAACGTCGCAGCGACTGCGAGATCGTCGATCAGGGGCTGGTCCGCACGATCCACCAACGTCTGTCGGCGCGCGTCGTGCCCGAGATCCGCAAGGCGTTCAATTTTGCCGTGACGCGTATCGAACGGCACATCGTGGCTTGTTACGACAGCGAGTGGGGCGGGCACTTTCGCCCCCACCGCGACAACACCTCGATCGGCACGGCCCATCGCCGTTTTGCCGTGTCGATCAATCTCAATAGCGAGGAATTCACGGGGGGCGATTTGCGATTTCCCGAGTTCGGGCTGCGCACCTATCGGCCCACGACCGGCGGGGCGGTCGTTTTCGGATGCTCGCTGCTGCACGAGGCCACCGCCGTCAAAACCGGCAAGCGTTTCGCCTTTCTACCGTTTCTCTACGACGAGGCAGCGGCGCAAATTCGCGATCAGAATCGGCAGAATATCGCCGCCGAGTCGATCGACTTGAACCGCCCCTCCTGA
- a CDS encoding TerC family protein, translating into MLHEVTTWDWLGFGIFVVVVLILDLFVFHRNSRESTLRESAVWTVIWCSLALAFNGLIWYRFGSTAAIQFLTGYLVEWSLSMDNVFVFAVVFGYFMVPLKYQYRVLFWGILGAIVMRLTFILVGAALIERLHWILYLFGVFLIITGIKLAMHKEEEAPDLNKKWILRIARRWLRVTQENHGEKFFVREHGLLCVTPLFLVLLVIETTDVMFAIDSVPAIFAITKEPYIVFTSNIFAILGLRALYFLLAGVIDMFRYLNYGLSAVLVFVGIKMLLPEGWHLPDWSSLVIIASLLGTSIIASIIAKKLEGPRPPSPQEPSEPGRHLPPASSDEPVAADRPPVS; encoded by the coding sequence ATGCTTCACGAAGTCACTACTTGGGATTGGCTCGGTTTCGGCATCTTCGTGGTTGTGGTGCTGATCCTCGATCTGTTCGTCTTTCATCGCAACTCGCGCGAGTCGACGCTGCGCGAGTCGGCCGTCTGGACGGTCATCTGGTGCTCGCTGGCGCTGGCCTTCAACGGGCTCATCTGGTACCGCTTTGGCAGCACGGCGGCCATCCAGTTTCTCACCGGCTATCTGGTCGAATGGTCGTTGTCGATGGACAACGTCTTCGTCTTTGCCGTGGTGTTCGGTTACTTCATGGTGCCGCTCAAGTATCAGTACCGGGTGCTCTTCTGGGGCATTCTGGGCGCGATCGTCATGCGACTGACGTTCATCCTGGTGGGGGCCGCGTTGATCGAGCGGCTGCACTGGATCCTATATCTCTTCGGCGTGTTCCTCATCATCACGGGCATCAAGCTGGCGATGCACAAGGAGGAGGAGGCGCCGGACCTGAACAAGAAATGGATCTTGCGAATTGCCCGGCGCTGGCTGCGCGTGACGCAGGAAAACCACGGCGAGAAGTTCTTCGTTCGCGAGCATGGCCTGCTCTGCGTGACCCCCTTGTTCCTCGTGCTGCTGGTGATCGAAACGACCGACGTCATGTTCGCCATCGACAGCGTGCCGGCGATCTTCGCTATTACGAAAGAGCCCTACATCGTCTTCACGTCGAATATTTTCGCCATCCTCGGCCTGCGGGCGCTCTACTTCCTGCTGGCTGGCGTGATCGACATGTTCCGCTACCTGAACTACGGGCTCTCGGCCGTGCTCGTCTTCGTGGGCATCAAGATGCTGCTTCCCGAGGGGTGGCACCTGCCCGACTGGTCCTCGCTAGTGATCATCGCCTCGCTGCTGGGAACCTCGATCATCGCCTCGATCATCGCGAAGAAGCTCGAAGGGCCACGGCCCCCCTCGCCCCAGGAACCGTCTGAGCCCGGCAGGCACCTGCCCCCCGCCAGCAGCGACGAGCCGGTGGCCGCCGATCGTCCCCCGGTTTCGTGA
- a CDS encoding tetratricopeptide repeat protein: MPMAVSASTPDDDKQRKPMNPAVRRRLQLQFEQGSKVAAQGNFDYATDMFLACVKGDPGNSIYVQNYLGNLRRKYNNNKKGDKFAAVKMTGTKGALKKASMQKNYAAMIENGVELLQLNPWDTSTLKTLAEACEQLELDKAQLDYLNAALEVDISDAEINRLAGRAKARQGMFQDATVCFTRVLKSLPADIEAKKALADLAVLSTIERGRYETAESSQDVRVDAQDAEATGPTVTPEKQFEKAIAKNPADTSNYLKLAEHYAGQNRLEEAEQTLARALEASGGEVNIRERLEDMQLRRLRENVGVAEKRFRSEKTEEAKTLYGKFRGELLQRELEIYAARAERYPTNLGFKYEVGTRLKKVGKPREAIPYLQDVQKDSRRKGEVLLLLGECFQSLKPPQAKLAMNNYVAAVDTISDMDADLKKLALYRTGALALALKDLDRAESYLTTLAGMDFAYKDVSTLLDKIAELRDNP, translated from the coding sequence ATGCCCATGGCTGTCTCAGCTTCGACTCCCGACGACGATAAGCAGCGGAAGCCGATGAACCCCGCAGTACGTCGTCGACTTCAGTTGCAGTTCGAACAAGGCAGCAAGGTCGCCGCGCAGGGCAATTTCGACTATGCCACCGACATGTTCCTGGCCTGCGTGAAGGGGGACCCGGGCAACAGCATCTACGTGCAGAACTATCTCGGCAACTTGCGCCGCAAATACAACAACAACAAAAAGGGAGACAAGTTTGCCGCCGTCAAGATGACAGGCACCAAGGGGGCCTTGAAGAAAGCGAGCATGCAGAAGAACTACGCCGCGATGATCGAGAACGGCGTCGAGCTTTTGCAGTTGAATCCTTGGGATACGAGTACACTGAAGACCCTCGCCGAGGCCTGCGAGCAGCTCGAACTCGATAAGGCGCAGCTCGATTATCTGAACGCGGCACTCGAAGTCGACATCAGCGATGCCGAAATCAATCGGCTGGCTGGCCGCGCCAAGGCTCGCCAGGGGATGTTCCAAGACGCAACCGTCTGCTTTACGCGCGTCCTCAAATCGTTGCCGGCCGACATCGAAGCGAAGAAGGCACTCGCAGATTTAGCCGTCTTGTCCACGATTGAACGAGGACGCTACGAAACCGCTGAGTCGTCGCAAGACGTGCGCGTCGATGCCCAGGACGCCGAAGCGACCGGCCCGACGGTAACGCCAGAAAAACAGTTCGAAAAGGCGATCGCCAAAAACCCGGCCGACACGAGCAATTACCTCAAACTGGCCGAGCATTACGCCGGACAGAACCGCCTGGAAGAGGCGGAGCAGACGTTGGCCCGCGCGCTCGAGGCCTCGGGCGGAGAGGTGAACATCCGCGAGCGGCTCGAGGACATGCAGCTTCGCCGCTTGCGCGAAAACGTCGGCGTGGCCGAAAAACGCTTCCGCAGCGAGAAGACCGAGGAAGCGAAGACCCTCTACGGCAAGTTCCGGGGAGAACTGCTCCAGCGCGAGCTCGAGATCTATGCCGCCCGGGCCGAACGTTACCCCACGAACCTGGGCTTCAAGTACGAGGTGGGGACGCGGTTGAAGAAGGTGGGCAAGCCGCGTGAGGCGATCCCCTATCTGCAGGACGTCCAGAAGGACTCTCGCCGCAAGGGGGAGGTGCTGCTCCTGCTGGGCGAGTGCTTCCAATCCCTCAAGCCCCCCCAGGCCAAGCTGGCCATGAACAATTACGTGGCGGCGGTCGATACGATTTCAGACATGGACGCCGATCTCAAGAAGCTGGCCCTCTACCGCACCGGGGCCCTGGCCCTGGCCCTCAAGGACCTGGACCGAGCGGAGTCGTATTTGACGACCCTGGCGGGGATGGATTTCGCCTATAAGGACGTTTCAACCCTACTGGACAAAATCGCCGAGTTACGCGACAATCCCTGA
- a CDS encoding GDP-mannose 4,6-dehydratase produces the protein MANVLVTGGAGFIGSHLTEALLARGDRVTVIDDESTGNAANLASLVGRPGFHYVRGTVAQTSLVERSLDGIDVVYHLAAAVGVELIAQDAVRTIETNIGPTANLCDLLRARHAAGATIKLFLASTSEVYGKNPKPRWTEEDDLVLGATTRPRWAYGASKAIDEFLVLGLHRQIGLPVVVGRFFNVVGPRQTGRYGMVVPRMVDAALDGGPVIVHDDGRQTRCFAHVHDVVSHVLKLMAHPAAVGQIFNIGGDEPIEILALAQRIVAAVDPKVPIAFQTYAQAYGADFEDVRARVPDLTKLSQLLGTRPNRSMDEIIAEVAAWRRAERLRTG, from the coding sequence GTGGCCAACGTGCTCGTAACTGGCGGTGCTGGCTTTATCGGCAGTCATCTGACCGAGGCCCTTCTCGCTCGTGGCGACCGGGTGACGGTCATCGACGACGAGTCGACCGGCAATGCCGCCAATCTCGCCTCACTGGTGGGGCGCCCTGGCTTTCATTACGTCCGCGGTACCGTGGCGCAGACGTCGCTCGTCGAGCGGTCGCTCGACGGGATCGACGTGGTCTATCATCTGGCCGCGGCGGTTGGTGTGGAACTCATCGCACAGGACGCGGTCCGCACGATCGAAACGAATATCGGCCCAACGGCCAATCTCTGCGATCTGCTCCGCGCGCGGCACGCCGCGGGCGCGACCATCAAGCTGTTTCTCGCCTCGACCAGCGAGGTGTACGGCAAGAATCCCAAGCCGCGCTGGACTGAAGAGGACGACCTGGTACTGGGCGCCACGACGCGCCCCCGCTGGGCCTATGGGGCGTCGAAGGCCATCGATGAGTTTCTCGTGCTGGGGCTGCATCGGCAGATCGGTCTGCCCGTCGTCGTGGGGCGGTTTTTCAATGTTGTCGGCCCACGGCAAACGGGGCGCTACGGCATGGTCGTGCCCCGGATGGTCGACGCCGCGCTCGACGGTGGACCGGTGATCGTCCACGACGACGGCCGGCAGACACGCTGCTTTGCCCACGTCCACGATGTCGTGTCGCACGTGCTGAAGTTGATGGCGCATCCGGCCGCCGTGGGGCAAATCTTCAATATCGGCGGAGACGAGCCGATCGAGATCCTCGCCCTGGCCCAGCGCATCGTGGCGGCCGTCGATCCGAAGGTGCCGATCGCCTTTCAGACCTATGCGCAAGCGTATGGCGCCGACTTCGAGGACGTGCGTGCCCGCGTGCCCGATCTGACCAAGCTCAGCCAGTTGCTCGGCACGCGACCGAATCGGTCGATGGATGAAATCATCGCCGAAGTGGCGGCCTGGCGGCGGGCGGAGCGCTTACGAACGGGGTAG
- the cobA gene encoding uroporphyrinogen-III C-methyltransferase, which translates to MSSQQGMVYLVGAGPGDPGLITLRGVECLGRADVVLYDYLVNPRVLEHVGPGAELVCLGRHGHGRILSQSEINERAIRDAQTGRVVVRLKSGDPTIFARAAEEIGAFLAAGVPFEIVPGITAAMATASYAGIPLTGRDQASAIALVTGQEGDDKQGLPLDLAALGKFPGTLVFYMGVTTAPHWSAALIAAGKSPATPVAVVRRCSWPDQWTLRTTLGELPRMLTEHKVRPPVVAIVGQVAAAQGTTGWFARRPLFGRTVLITRPIDQIEPLRTKLEELGARTLVQPAIKIGKPADWRRVDDAIARIGEFDWLVFSSANGVRAFLDRLLQTGDMRRLARAKLAAIGPATAAELRRYHLHCDIEPEQYRAESLVAALAPQAKGMRFLLARASRGREVLREELERAGATVEQVVVYRSTDVEAADPEVLAELSAGRVDWTTATSSAIARSMTALLGDHLRQTRLISISPLTSETLRQAGFEPAAEATVYTTDGVIAALLRAEAT; encoded by the coding sequence ATGTCGTCGCAGCAGGGAATGGTCTATCTCGTGGGCGCAGGCCCCGGCGATCCAGGGCTCATCACGCTGCGCGGTGTCGAATGCCTGGGCCGTGCCGATGTCGTGCTCTACGACTATCTGGTGAATCCGCGCGTGCTCGAGCACGTCGGTCCCGGTGCTGAACTGGTTTGCCTGGGTCGGCACGGGCACGGTCGCATCCTCTCGCAAAGCGAGATCAACGAGCGAGCCATCCGCGATGCGCAGACAGGCCGCGTCGTGGTGCGACTCAAGTCGGGCGATCCGACGATCTTTGCCCGAGCTGCCGAGGAGATCGGGGCCTTCTTGGCGGCGGGCGTGCCCTTCGAGATCGTGCCCGGCATTACGGCAGCGATGGCCACGGCCAGCTACGCCGGTATCCCGCTGACCGGCCGAGACCAGGCCTCGGCCATCGCGCTGGTGACCGGTCAGGAAGGGGACGACAAGCAGGGCCTTCCGCTCGATCTTGCCGCACTAGGAAAGTTTCCCGGAACGCTCGTGTTCTACATGGGGGTGACGACCGCTCCGCACTGGTCGGCCGCCCTCATCGCAGCCGGCAAGAGCCCCGCAACGCCGGTGGCCGTCGTGCGGCGATGCTCGTGGCCCGATCAGTGGACCCTGCGCACCACGCTCGGTGAGCTTCCGCGGATGCTCACCGAGCACAAGGTGCGTCCCCCCGTGGTCGCCATCGTGGGCCAAGTCGCGGCGGCGCAGGGGACCACGGGCTGGTTTGCCCGGCGGCCCCTCTTCGGGCGCACCGTGCTCATCACTCGTCCGATCGATCAGATCGAGCCGCTGCGCACGAAGCTCGAAGAGCTGGGTGCGCGGACCCTCGTGCAGCCGGCCATCAAAATCGGCAAACCGGCCGATTGGCGGCGGGTCGACGATGCCATCGCCCGCATCGGCGAGTTCGATTGGCTGGTCTTTTCGAGTGCGAACGGCGTCCGTGCGTTCTTGGATCGCCTGCTGCAGACCGGCGACATGCGCCGCCTGGCGCGCGCGAAGCTCGCCGCCATCGGCCCTGCCACGGCGGCCGAACTGCGCCGCTACCACCTGCACTGCGACATCGAGCCCGAGCAGTATCGGGCCGAATCGCTCGTCGCCGCACTTGCCCCGCAGGCCAAGGGAATGCGATTTCTATTGGCCCGGGCCAGTCGCGGTCGCGAGGTGTTGCGCGAGGAACTCGAACGAGCCGGCGCCACGGTCGAGCAGGTGGTCGTCTACCGCAGCACGGATGTCGAGGCGGCGGATCCCGAAGTGCTGGCCGAACTGTCGGCCGGCCGCGTCGACTGGACCACGGCGACGAGTTCGGCGATTGCGCGTTCCATGACAGCCCTGCTGGGGGACCATCTCCGTCAAACTCGCCTGATTAGTATCAGTCCGCTGACGTCCGAAACGCTGCGGCAGGCCGGTTTCGAGCCGGCGGCCGAGGCCACCGTCTACACGACCGACGGCGTGATCGCGGCCCTGCTCCGGGCCGAAGCGACGTAG
- a CDS encoding aminotransferase class V-fold PLP-dependent enzyme, producing MTAWWEDFRRQMPITERWAYFDHAAVAPLSKPAYEAIGQWSREAVQEGTTIWGNWNRAVERARRAAARLLGADPDEVALVHNTTEGIGFVAEGLDWRDGDNVITLDSEFPSNVFPWKNLATRGVECRLLSCQQERLDLATLEQAIDHRTRLVAVSWVGYLTGWRNDLDALAELAQRRGVLLFVDAIQGLGVTPLDVRETPIDFLAADGHKWLLGPEGAGIFYVRRERLDQLRPLMVGWNSVVQAGDFTRLDYDVKPAASRYEGGSHNMVGLLGLGASLELLLSYGPHAIHERIVAVTDLLCERLAGIGAEVASSREPGRQSGIVSFSLPGQDPQTLRREALEQGVVLNCRGGRVRTSPHAYTNEADLERLIETLVAPR from the coding sequence ATGACCGCCTGGTGGGAAGACTTCCGCCGTCAGATGCCCATCACCGAGCGCTGGGCCTATTTCGATCATGCGGCGGTCGCCCCGCTGTCGAAGCCGGCCTACGAGGCGATCGGCCAGTGGTCGCGCGAGGCGGTGCAAGAGGGCACCACGATCTGGGGAAACTGGAATCGTGCCGTCGAGCGGGCGCGGCGTGCGGCGGCGCGGCTGCTCGGGGCCGACCCGGACGAAGTCGCCCTGGTTCATAACACCACCGAGGGGATCGGGTTCGTGGCCGAGGGCCTCGACTGGCGCGACGGGGACAACGTCATCACGCTCGACAGCGAGTTCCCCTCGAACGTCTTTCCCTGGAAGAATCTCGCCACGCGCGGGGTCGAGTGCCGCCTTCTTTCCTGTCAGCAGGAACGGCTCGATCTGGCGACGCTCGAGCAGGCGATCGACCATCGCACGCGGCTCGTCGCGGTGAGCTGGGTGGGCTATCTCACCGGCTGGCGGAACGATCTCGACGCCCTCGCCGAGCTGGCGCAGCGACGCGGTGTGCTCCTTTTCGTCGATGCGATTCAGGGGCTGGGCGTAACGCCGCTGGACGTGCGCGAGACGCCGATCGACTTCCTCGCGGCCGACGGCCACAAGTGGTTGCTGGGACCGGAAGGGGCCGGCATCTTTTACGTGCGGCGCGAACGACTCGACCAGCTCCGCCCGTTGATGGTGGGCTGGAACAGCGTCGTCCAGGCTGGCGATTTCACCCGGCTCGACTACGACGTCAAACCGGCCGCTTCGCGCTACGAGGGGGGCTCGCACAATATGGTCGGGCTGCTGGGGCTGGGGGCGAGCCTCGAGTTGCTTCTTTCTTACGGTCCGCACGCCATCCATGAACGGATCGTCGCCGTAACCGACCTGCTGTGCGAGCGACTGGCGGGCATCGGCGCCGAGGTCGCCAGCTCGCGCGAGCCTGGCCGCCAGAGCGGTATCGTCAGCTTCTCGCTGCCGGGTCAAGATCCGCAGACCCTCCGCCGCGAGGCGCTCGAGCAGGGCGTCGTGCTCAACTGCCGGGGCGGCCGCGTGCGGACGAGCCCCCACGCCTACACGAACGAGGCCGATCTCGAGCGCCTGATCGAAACACTCGTCGCCCCGCGTTGA
- a CDS encoding HAD family hydrolase, protein MAESSVSHPAIEILRPDFPRGEFRAVLFDFDGTLSLIRRNWQAVMIPMMVEVLAETGTGETPDELHAHVEEFVMRLNGRQTIYQMIQLAEEVQARGRTPLDPLAYKHEYHERLWKQVGARVDGLRSGTLSIDEATVPNSHALLQALTDRGLELYLASGTDLKYVREEAELLDVARFFGQHIYGALDNYQDFSKQKIIDQIIHEAGVPGHQLLGFGDGFVEIEEVRRAGGVAIGVASEEETRQGVNAWKRERLIRAGADIIIGDYRSLDELLATLGLAG, encoded by the coding sequence ATGGCTGAATCCAGCGTTTCGCACCCCGCGATTGAAATCCTGCGTCCCGACTTTCCGCGCGGCGAATTTCGCGCCGTGTTGTTCGACTTCGACGGCACGTTGTCGCTGATCCGCCGCAACTGGCAGGCGGTGATGATCCCGATGATGGTCGAGGTGCTCGCCGAGACGGGCACCGGCGAGACGCCCGACGAGTTGCACGCGCACGTCGAAGAGTTCGTCATGCGGCTCAACGGACGGCAGACCATCTACCAGATGATCCAACTGGCCGAAGAGGTGCAGGCCCGCGGCCGCACGCCGCTCGATCCGCTGGCTTACAAGCACGAGTACCACGAGCGACTCTGGAAGCAGGTCGGCGCGCGCGTCGATGGGCTGCGCAGCGGGACGCTCTCGATCGACGAGGCCACGGTGCCCAACTCGCACGCCCTGCTGCAGGCGCTGACGGACCGGGGGCTCGAGCTGTATCTCGCCTCGGGGACCGATCTCAAGTATGTGCGCGAGGAGGCCGAGCTGCTCGACGTGGCACGCTTCTTTGGCCAGCACATCTACGGCGCGCTCGACAACTATCAGGATTTCTCGAAGCAAAAGATCATCGATCAGATCATCCACGAGGCGGGCGTGCCGGGGCACCAACTGCTCGGCTTCGGCGATGGATTCGTCGAGATCGAGGAAGTGCGTCGCGCCGGCGGGGTGGCTATCGGCGTGGCCAGCGAAGAAGAGACGCGGCAGGGGGTCAATGCCTGGAAGCGGGAACGCTTGATTCGCGCCGGGGCGGATATCATCATCGGCGACTATCGTTCGCTCGACGAACTGTTGGCCACCCTGGGACTGGCCGGCTGA